In one Streptomyces sp. NBC_01288 genomic region, the following are encoded:
- a CDS encoding FAD-dependent oxidoreductase, whose product MAPSQSYEVTVVGGGLGGLTTALALRQRGLRVTVLEQASELGEAGAGIQTAPNASRVLMGLGLRPQMEAIHTEPLDQVRRRWKDGRIVGLTSLGQRCKDQFNAPYWHYHRADLHRVLLDACVDPGGPGPVVDVHTASKVVELDRTDPERPVAVTEDGRRYAGDVLVGADGIRSRTRDLMGAPDTLLFSGEMAYRALIPGELIAADPATRWLVDRFQSTIWYGPDRHLVHYMIRGGEYLNVVACVPCTDEVAEKWSVSATAQDLVDAFPGWDDRVPAMLSKAKEDVSAFALHHRRRDPVWTDGRVALLGDACHAMLPYQAQGASQAMEDAAVLAEELGAVTSAGVEGALRRYVDRRAKHAGMVQDASLRNKTFYHLPDGPEQRARDEKLRNFDGESDLSYDWLWSGTPLNDPDLGAFSYRFAR is encoded by the coding sequence GTGGCGCCCAGCCAGTCGTACGAAGTCACCGTCGTCGGAGGAGGTCTCGGCGGGCTCACCACCGCGTTGGCACTGCGGCAGCGCGGTCTGCGGGTCACCGTCCTGGAGCAGGCGTCCGAGCTCGGCGAGGCCGGCGCGGGCATCCAGACGGCCCCCAACGCGAGCCGGGTGTTGATGGGGCTCGGGCTGCGCCCGCAGATGGAGGCCATCCACACCGAGCCGCTGGACCAGGTGCGGCGGCGGTGGAAGGACGGCCGGATCGTCGGGCTGACCTCGCTGGGGCAGCGCTGCAAGGACCAGTTCAACGCGCCGTACTGGCATTACCACCGGGCCGATCTGCACCGTGTCCTGCTGGACGCGTGCGTCGACCCCGGCGGCCCCGGTCCCGTCGTGGACGTACACACCGCGAGCAAGGTCGTCGAGTTGGACCGTACCGATCCCGAGCGTCCCGTGGCGGTCACCGAGGACGGGCGCCGTTACGCCGGTGATGTGCTCGTCGGTGCCGACGGCATCCGCTCGCGGACCCGGGACCTGATGGGCGCCCCCGACACCCTGCTGTTCTCCGGCGAGATGGCCTACCGGGCTCTGATCCCAGGGGAGTTGATCGCGGCCGACCCGGCGACGCGCTGGCTCGTGGACCGCTTCCAGAGCACCATCTGGTACGGCCCGGACCGGCACCTCGTGCACTACATGATCCGCGGTGGCGAGTACCTCAACGTCGTGGCCTGCGTGCCCTGCACGGACGAGGTCGCCGAGAAGTGGAGCGTGTCCGCGACCGCGCAGGATCTCGTGGACGCCTTCCCCGGCTGGGACGACCGCGTGCCGGCCATGCTGTCCAAGGCGAAGGAGGACGTCTCCGCCTTCGCGCTGCACCACCGGCGCCGCGACCCGGTGTGGACGGACGGCCGGGTCGCCCTCCTCGGCGACGCCTGCCACGCGATGCTCCCCTACCAGGCACAGGGCGCCTCCCAGGCCATGGAGGACGCCGCCGTACTGGCCGAGGAACTCGGCGCGGTCACCTCCGCCGGAGTCGAGGGAGCGCTGCGCCGCTACGTCGACCGGCGCGCCAAGCACGCCGGCATGGTCCAGGACGCGTCGCTGCGCAACAAGACCTTCTACCACCTGCCCGACGGCCCCGAACAGCGGGCCAGGGACGAGAAGTTGAGGAACTTCGACGGGGAGTCGGACCTCTCCTACGACTGG